The genomic region ATAACAATAATGGCTTTGACTGGCCTTACTTAGTTAATAGGTCGTCAAGGGTTGGCGTTAGGTTAGCCCTGTCCAGGATGGGTAATCCACCTGAGCCAAGTGTGTATGGTCACTGGTCGATAATTGGTAGGGCAAATGTTGACCTGTACAACTTCATTGAGGAGATTAGTGAGATAAAGGTGAAGAGCCTTGATAGGGCCGCCGAGTTCTTCGGAATAATGAAGAGGAGTGAGCGCGTCCTAATACCTGGCCACAGGATACATGAGTATTGGGATGATAAGAATAAGCGTGATTTGCTCCTTAAGTATGCTAGGGATGACGTGGTAAGTACGTATGGATTGGCGGAGAAGCTGCTTCCATTCGCGATCCAATTATCCTCAATATCAGGACTACCCCTGGATCAGGTTGGTGCGGCTAGTGTTGGTGCTAGGGTTGAGTGGATGATATTCTATGAGGCAGTTAAGAGGGGTGAATTGGCACCTAACCGTGAGGAGAGGCCATACGAGACCTACAAGGGCGCTGTCGTGCTTGAGCCGAGGCCTGGGCTTCATGAGAACATTGCCGTAATAGACTTCTCAAGTATGTATCCGAGTATCATGATGAAGTACAACGTCTCACCAGATACGCTGGTGCTTGGGGATTGTGGTGATTGCTACGTGGCACCTGAGGTTAATTATAAGTTTAGGAGGTCACCAGAGGGGTTGTACCCTGGTTTACTTAGGATTCTTGTTGAAAGCAGGCGTAGGGTAAGGGACTTAATGAAGAAGTACCCTGAGAATAGCCCTGAGTGGGTTCTCCTGAATGAGAGGCAGAGGGCGCTTAAGGTTATGGCTAATGCCATGTATGGGTATTGTGGCTGGTTAGGGGCCAGGTGGTATAGGCGTGAGGTGGCTGAGGCCGTAACGGCATGGGGCAGAAACCTATTGAGAACCGTTATTGAGAAGGCAAGGTCCCTGGGCCTACCAATTATTTATGGTGACACCGACAGCTTATTCGTTAGGAACATTAGTGATAAGGTTGATGCCCTAATAAATTACGTCAATAATGAACTTGGCTTTGAGGTTAAGGTTGATAAGGTATATAGGAGGGTTTTGTTTACCGAGGCTAAGAAGAGGTATGTGGGTTTGACTGTGGAGGGGGAGGTCGATATTGTTGGTTTTGAGGCTGTTAGGGGTGATTGGGCTGAGATTGCTAAGGATGTTCAGGAGAATGTTGCTGAGATTGTGCTAACGACAGGTGATGTTGGTAAGGCTATTTCTTACGTTAAGTCTGTTATTGATAAGGTTAAGGCATATCAATTCGACATTGATGATGTGATTATTTGGAAGACCCTAGATAAGTCACTGAATGAATATAAGGTATTAACACCTCATGTCGCTGCAGCCAAGCAGTTGGTGGAGGCTGGTTATAAGGTTGGTAAGGGCGACATGATTGGTTACGTGGTTGTTAAGGGTGGCGGTGCTAAGTTGGCTTATAAGGTTAAACCATACATACTCATTAAGGACATTAGGGAGGTTGATGTTGATTATTACGTTGAGAAGCAGATAGTCCCTGCTGCAATGAGGATACTCGAGGTTTTGGGAGTTAAGGAGTCGCAGCTTATGGAGGGTAAGGCGGGTAAGTCAATACTTGATTACTTCTCGTAAAATTAAAGAAAGATAGTACAAAATATCACTATTTTATTATAAGTCACTTAGCCCCTGTGCCCGCCCCAGCCTTACTTAGGTACTCATCGATCGTCATTATCAACATGTCAGTGGGTACCTTCGTTATATTGCCTACCCTCGACATTATCAATAACTTAACGCCTTTACTCGATGCGACATCCACGAGACGCTGTGTGCAAACTCCATCAAATATTACGGCATATGCATTGGGCAGTTGCTGTAGTGTATCAACGAGGTCTCTCACGGGTATTCTCTTTATTTCAGTCCAGTGGTCATCATATATTATGGCCTCCAGGGTTCCACCAAGCTTCTTCATCTCATCAATGACATTTGGAGGTAATTGAGGAATCTCAGGGCTTGGTTGACTTAGTTGCTGAGGTTGGGTCGTTTGTTGAGGCGTTACCTGGGCCTGCATCGCCGGTGGTGTTGGCTGTATTGGCTGTGGTTGTGGCAATACCTGGACCTTCTCGGCCTGTTGTGGCTGTTCCTGTATTGGAACCTCTATGGCCTGGGCCTGCGGTATTTCCTGCTGAGCCTGCTGCCTAGCCTCCTCAATCATCTTCCTCTCCCTCTTCTCAAGGCTTGCCAGGTATTCCTCAGCCGGTACCTTATTCCTAAGGGCCTTCGTTATTTCCTTAGCCGTTAACTGCTCAACCTCCTTGCCAGGTGGCGCCCTGGCTATATAATCAATGTCTGCATACTTAAGTAACTCCTTGAGCAGCATTTCGCCACCCCTATCTCCGTCTACAAACGCTATCGTTGTCTTCTTCTTGCTCAGCTCAACAACCGTCTTAGGAACACCACCGCTTGAGCCACCAAGTCCTATCACGTTCTTGAAGCCATGCTTGACCAGGTTAAGTACATCGGCCCTACCCTCAACGATTATTATGGTATCGGCCGTATCAACCTCAGGCCCCGCGGGTAGCTTCTCAGGCCCGTACTCAATGACCTCGGTCTCCCTAATGCTTTCCATGAACTTCGTAATCAACTCTTTAGTATCCGGCAATGCCTCGTGCTCAACGAGCTTAAGTAATTCCCTGGCTCTATCAAAGATCTTCTTCCTCTTTTCCTCCCTTAGGTCTTTAATCTCGACTACCTGAACCTTAGCATTATAGGGACCAACCTTATCCACGGTCTCGATCATAGCAGCGACGAGGGCTGTCTCATACCTATCTAGATTTGATGGTATGTATACCTTACCGACGGTCTTATCGCCCTTATACTCAGTCTCAACCTCTATCCTGCCTATCCTGCCATTCATTTGAAGTTCCCTTAGGTCAAGTTCATTGCCTAGTAGGCCCTCGGTTTGACTAAACAGTGCGCCTATTATGTCGTATTTCTCCACTGTTCCCTGAACCTCCACGTTAGCTACTATGAGGTATTTAGCCACGATTGTTAAGGCTCCCATTACGACACCAAGTACTTCATGACTAACCAGATTAAAATAGTTTCTCTTGACAAAGACAATTATTAAAAGGGCAAGGCTATTTAAAGGAGTCAGTACGGCATATTACGTGTCTACGGACTTATTGAAAATTTATGAAAGACTTGGCGCCATTGCCAGGGATGCCCTTAACTACGCAATGTCCATAGTGGAACCTGGAATGCCAGTACTTGAGCTATGCGAGAAGGTTGAGAATAGGATTAGGCAGAGCGGTGCGAAGCCCGCGTTTCCCGTCAATATTAGTATTAATGATGTTGCCGCTCATTACACAGCCACCATAGGTGATAAGTCGGTGATACCGAAGGGCGCGGTGGTGAAGATAGACCTTGGCGCCCACATTGATGGTTACATAGTGGATACCGCAGTCACAGTCACCTTTAACCCAATGTACAGCCAATTAATTAAGGCATCAATGAAGGCGCTGGAGGCGGCGCAATTAAGCATGAAGCCTGGAGCCACATTAGCATCGATTGGCGCTCAAATAGAGAGGGCCATAAAGTCCTTTGGATTTAAGCCAATTAAGAACTTGAGCGGTCATTTAATAAGGAAGTACGTACTCCACGCAGGTAAGTCAATCCCCAATTACGATAATGGCGACCGACAGAGGATAATCGAGGGTGAGGTATATGCGGTAGAACCATTCTCAACTAATGGCGCTGGTTACGTGGATGACGGGCCGCAAGTCACTATTTACCACTTGTTCAAGGATCCAAGCCCTAAGGATCCCCATTATGACGTACTTACGTATATAATTAATGAGATTGGTCCATTACCATTCACCCCCAGGTGGCTTGTCTCGAAGTTTGGTGAGGAGGTTGGTAATGTAATAAGTGAGTTGTACGTGAAGGATTATGTTTATGGTTACCCAGTATTGATTGAGCATGGCAAAGGTCTGGTGGCTCAGGTTGAGGATACGTTCATAATAACTAAGGATGGGGCTATCCCCGTCGTGAATGTGCTTTCACTATTAAAGTGAGGAGATTATTTGCCGAATCTCCTTTCTCTCCTTGAATAATCATCAAGTGCCTGCTTAAGGTCCTCCTTAGTTATTTCCGGCCAATACTTATTCAGGATGTATAATTCAGAGTAGGCGGTTTCATAAAGTAGGAAATTACTTATTCTGTGCTCCCCACCAGTCCTGATTATTAAGTCAGGCTCGGGGTATGGCTCATCACCTATATAAAGATACCTAAACAGGGTATCCTCGTTTAGGTCGCTGATGTTTAACTTACCGCTATTATAATCGACGAGTATCTTCTTAATTGCATCAATTATTTCCTGCCTACCACCATAAACCACTGCCAGGTTTAAGTAATGATCGGAATAATTTGCCGTAGCCTCCTCAGTGAGTGCTATCTCTCTACGAACATCCTCAGGCAGGAGCCAAGTCCTACCAATGACCCTAACCCTGACCCTATTCCTATGAATTCTCTCATCCTTTCTAACTTTAATCAATTTTTCCTTTAATAATCTATATAATAAATCCAACTCCAACTTGGATCTTCTAAGGAAGTTCTCAGTAGATAGAACGTACACAGTAACGATTTTTATGCCAAAATCTAATGACCAATCTAAGAACTCCTCAACCTTATCTGACCCAATCCTATAGGCCTCTGTTATTGGTAGTCCAACCTTCCTAGCCCACCTCCTGTTTCCATCTGGTATAACGCCAATGTGTATTGGCAATGCACCTTGCATTCTATTTGCATTCTTGAGGTATATTTCCCTCTTTTAAAGTTATGCACTGCCTAATTTACGGTCTTAATTACTGAGTAACACATTTAATTTAAAGAGTTAAGTCCCGAGAATGATCGCATAATGAGGGTATTAATACTCGGTATCGATGGGTATTTAGGCTGGGCCTTGGCATTAAGGCTCATCAGGAGAGGTCATGAGGTTATCGGCATCGATAATTTCTACACTAGAAAGGCCGTAAATGAGGTTGGCTCCGACTCAGCATTACCCATACTCTCAATGCGGGATAGGATTAGGGCAGTTGAGGAGATCTTTGGTGCTAGGATTGAGTTTATCGAGGGCGATGTCACGAATTATGACCTAGTAAGGAGGGTTATTGAGAGGTATAGACCTGACACAATTGTTCACTTCGCTGAACAGAGGTCGGCTCCGTATTCAATGATTGATGTTGAGCATGCTAAGTACACGATAATCAATAACCTAACATCAACACTAAACGTGATATACGCCATTAGGGAGGTTAGGAGGGATATCCACATACTTAAGATGGGCACGCTGGGTGAGTACGGCTACCCAGCATTTAAGATACCGGAGGATGCCTTTATTGATGCCGTTATCCAGGGGGTTAGGGATAGGATTGTCGTGCCCAGGTGGGCTGGTTCCTGGTACCACTGGAGTAAGGTGTTTGATTCATACATGCTCCTATACGCGAATAAACTGTGGGGCTTGACAATAACTGATTTTCACCAGGGACCGGTTTATGGGACTAGGACCACGGACATAATCTCCGAGGAGTTATTCACTAGGTTTGATGTTGATGATGTGTGGGGCACTGTGATAAATAGGTTCTGTGCTGAGGCTGTGGTTAACCATCCATTGACTATATACGGAAGCGGCCTACAGAAGAAGGGGTTCACGTCGCTTGAGGATACAATAACGGCATTAGCAGCGTTGATAGAGAATCCGCCGGAGCCTGGTGAGTTTAGGACGGTACATCACTATAGGGAAATAAAGACTCTAAATGAGATGGCCGAGTTGGTTAGGAAGGCGGCCAAGCAGGTGCTTGGTTATGAACCAGAGATAGAGCATTTACCAAACCCAAGGGTTGAGCCGGAGGAGGACCTGCTCTATGAGCCTGAGAAGAAGGTGCTACCTAAGTTAGGTATTTACAGGCTTACTAGGGTTATGGAGGATGAGATCGTCACAATACTCAAGGACCTTAAGCCATACGCTGACAGGATTAGGAAGATTGAGGCCTTGTTTAAGCCTAGGGTGAGGTGGAGATGATCATTGCTTAATCACCTAAATAAATTAATATTAGTTATTTTTGCCGTAGATTGATGAGATTATTATTCATACATGCAGAGGATTTCTCATACCAGGTTAGGGATAAGGCTGTTGAAAACCCAGAACCACTAACGCCAGAGCTTGAGAAGGGCTCCGCAAGGAATGCGCTCGTGGTATTCATGAGCGTTGAGGAAAACGATACTGAGGACCCTAATTACGTGGATTACGTGGCCGACGAGATACTGGACGTACTTAATAAGGTTAAGGCATCACAAATAGTTCTCTACCCATACGCACACCTAAGTCCCAACCTAGCCAAGCCAGGTAAGGCATTGAGCGTATTGCTAGCGGTTTACAATAGGTTGAGGGAGAAGTCACCTGTCCCTGTGTCAAGGGCGCCCTTTGGTTATTACAAGGCATTTGACATTAAGTGCTATGGACATCCTCTATCGGAATTAAGTAAATCCCTTAGCCCAAACATGGTTAGTGCCCAGGCAGTGCAGCAGCAAGTGGTTAGTAGGGACTACTACGTAATATTAACGCCGAGTGGTGAGGAGTACGATGCAACGAAGTACCCATTTAAGCCAGGCGAGGATGACCTAAAGGCATTGGTTGAGAAGGAGGTCTTGAAGAGGGAGCTTGAGGGTGGCAAGGAACCTAGGTATATTGATTACTGCCGTAAATTTGGCTTTGAATGGGAGCCCATGAGTGACGTGGGCCACATGAGGTATGGACCGGCAGCCACACTGATGATGGAGCTCGTTGAGGATTATGCATGGAGGTTAGCCAATGAGCTTGGCATACCAGTGTTTAAGATCAGGGGTACTAACATGTTTAGGCGTGGTGAGAGGGCTATTGATGAGCATGCCAGGTTATTCAATGAGAGAATGTACACGATCGAGGGTGATAAGGACGAATTAATAATGAGATATGCCGCCTGCTTCCAGCAATTTGCAATGATTAGGGATTGGGTGCTGAGTTATAGGGACATACCAATTGGAATGCTTGAGGTGGCTGATAGTTATAGGTATGAGCAACCCGGCGAGACAGTGCTATGCTTTAGGCTCAGGAGGTTCTATATGCCAGACCTCCACATATTCACGAGAGACCTTAAGAACGCCATGGAGGTCGCCCTAAAACTACACGAGGTGATATTCAGGGAAATTAGGAAGTTGGGTAGGGATTACGTGAGTCTGTATAACGTCACTAAGCAGTTCTACGATGAGCACAGGGACTACTTAATCGAGTTGGCTAAGCGTGAGGGTAAGCCAATTCTCGTTAGGGTAATGCCGGAGCAGAAGTACTACTGGGTTCTTAATGTGGAGTTTCACATAGTTGATGAGTTGAGAAGGCCGAGGGAGATAGCCACGTTCCAGTTCGATGTTGGTAATGCCCAGAGGTTCGGCATTAAGTATAGGGATGAGAATGGTGAGGTTAAGTACCCAGTAATTATACATACAGCAATAATAGGTAGCGTTGAGAGGTACATATACGCACTTCTCGACACAGCAGCAATTGCGGAGTCCAGAGGTGAGGTTCCGAGATTACCAACATGGGTCTCGCCAGTACAGGTTAGGGTGATACCAATTAGTAAGGAGCACCTGGCCTTCGCGAATGACATTGCCTCGAAACTCGAGGATAGGATGATTAGGGTTGACATTGATGATAGGTTTGACGAGACGTTGGCTAAAAGGGTTAGGGACGCGGAGACCTTCTGGGTTCCCTACATCGTGGTGGTTGGTGATAGGGAGGTTAAGACCGGCAAGTTAAGCGTTAGGGTCAGGGGTACTCAAAAGCCCATTGATATGGGCGTTGATGAGCTTATTAGTAGGGTTGAGGAGGAGATTAAGGGTTACCCGAGGAGGCCGTTCACAATGCCCAAGTACCTAAGCATGAGACCTGCAAGCATAATAACTTAATACTCAGTACTCTTCCCAATCATCACTCATCAGGCAGCAGCCCTGTTCTTCACCGATTTTAATTATGAGAAAAGGGAAAAATTAAAATTTAATTTTGAAATAGAATTGCTATTAATCATTAGCCTGATACGCCGTACCAAGGAGCCCACTTAGACCAAATTAATGTGTGTTCAAATGTGGCACTTATGCCTATGAAGAATGCCAAGATGCCAGATAGTATTAACAGGATCATGACGATGACGCCCACGT from Vulcanisaeta distributa DSM 14429 harbors:
- a CDS encoding DNA-directed DNA polymerase produces the protein MELAFWLLDITYGVIGNTPELRLFGITDDGKRVLVLDRSFRPYFYVIPSGDVNAVFNNVKRKLEGKVLNVEVIKRKMFGNEVDAIRVTATIPEKVRELRELAAEVPGVEDVLEADIRFSQRYLLDMGVKPSNWIVVDQCEEVKGNYQVDLVCLAKSRPRMIEEHKLPSFRVLAFDIEVYNPRGMPNPDRDPVIIISTMTKEDGVKMFVVDDNKNDAKIIREFLDYFRKYDPDIVVGYNNNGFDWPYLVNRSSRVGVRLALSRMGNPPEPSVYGHWSIIGRANVDLYNFIEEISEIKVKSLDRAAEFFGIMKRSERVLIPGHRIHEYWDDKNKRDLLLKYARDDVVSTYGLAEKLLPFAIQLSSISGLPLDQVGAASVGARVEWMIFYEAVKRGELAPNREERPYETYKGAVVLEPRPGLHENIAVIDFSSMYPSIMMKYNVSPDTLVLGDCGDCYVAPEVNYKFRRSPEGLYPGLLRILVESRRRVRDLMKKYPENSPEWVLLNERQRALKVMANAMYGYCGWLGARWYRREVAEAVTAWGRNLLRTVIEKARSLGLPIIYGDTDSLFVRNISDKVDALINYVNNELGFEVKVDKVYRRVLFTEAKKRYVGLTVEGEVDIVGFEAVRGDWAEIAKDVQENVAEIVLTTGDVGKAISYVKSVIDKVKAYQFDIDDVIIWKTLDKSLNEYKVLTPHVAAAKQLVEAGYKVGKGDMIGYVVVKGGGAKLAYKVKPYILIKDIREVDVDYYVEKQIVPAAMRILEVLGVKESQLMEGKAGKSILDYFS
- the map gene encoding type II methionyl aminopeptidase, which encodes MSTDLLKIYERLGAIARDALNYAMSIVEPGMPVLELCEKVENRIRQSGAKPAFPVNISINDVAAHYTATIGDKSVIPKGAVVKIDLGAHIDGYIVDTAVTVTFNPMYSQLIKASMKALEAAQLSMKPGATLASIGAQIERAIKSFGFKPIKNLSGHLIRKYVLHAGKSIPNYDNGDRQRIIEGEVYAVEPFSTNGAGYVDDGPQVTIYHLFKDPSPKDPHYDVLTYIINEIGPLPFTPRWLVSKFGEEVGNVISELYVKDYVYGYPVLIEHGKGLVAQVEDTFIITKDGAIPVVNVLSLLK
- the dnaG gene encoding DNA primase DnaG; this encodes MGALTIVAKYLIVANVEVQGTVEKYDIIGALFSQTEGLLGNELDLRELQMNGRIGRIEVETEYKGDKTVGKVYIPSNLDRYETALVAAMIETVDKVGPYNAKVQVVEIKDLREEKRKKIFDRARELLKLVEHEALPDTKELITKFMESIRETEVIEYGPEKLPAGPEVDTADTIIIVEGRADVLNLVKHGFKNVIGLGGSSGGVPKTVVELSKKKTTIAFVDGDRGGEMLLKELLKYADIDYIARAPPGKEVEQLTAKEITKALRNKVPAEEYLASLEKRERKMIEEARQQAQQEIPQAQAIEVPIQEQPQQAEKVQVLPQPQPIQPTPPAMQAQVTPQQTTQPQQLSQPSPEIPQLPPNVIDEMKKLGGTLEAIIYDDHWTEIKRIPVRDLVDTLQQLPNAYAVIFDGVCTQRLVDVASSKGVKLLIMSRVGNITKVPTDMLIMTIDEYLSKAGAGTGAK
- a CDS encoding threonine--tRNA ligase, whose product is MRLLFIHAEDFSYQVRDKAVENPEPLTPELEKGSARNALVVFMSVEENDTEDPNYVDYVADEILDVLNKVKASQIVLYPYAHLSPNLAKPGKALSVLLAVYNRLREKSPVPVSRAPFGYYKAFDIKCYGHPLSELSKSLSPNMVSAQAVQQQVVSRDYYVILTPSGEEYDATKYPFKPGEDDLKALVEKEVLKRELEGGKEPRYIDYCRKFGFEWEPMSDVGHMRYGPAATLMMELVEDYAWRLANELGIPVFKIRGTNMFRRGERAIDEHARLFNERMYTIEGDKDELIMRYAACFQQFAMIRDWVLSYRDIPIGMLEVADSYRYEQPGETVLCFRLRRFYMPDLHIFTRDLKNAMEVALKLHEVIFREIRKLGRDYVSLYNVTKQFYDEHRDYLIELAKREGKPILVRVMPEQKYYWVLNVEFHIVDELRRPREIATFQFDVGNAQRFGIKYRDENGEVKYPVIIHTAIIGSVERYIYALLDTAAIAESRGEVPRLPTWVSPVQVRVIPISKEHLAFANDIASKLEDRMIRVDIDDRFDETLAKRVRDAETFWVPYIVVVGDREVKTGKLSVRVRGTQKPIDMGVDELISRVEEEIKGYPRRPFTMPKYLSMRPASIIT
- the uppS gene encoding polyprenyl diphosphate synthase — encoded protein: MQGALPIHIGVIPDGNRRWARKVGLPITEAYRIGSDKVEEFLDWSLDFGIKIVTVYVLSTENFLRRSKLELDLLYRLLKEKLIKVRKDERIHRNRVRVRVIGRTWLLPEDVRREIALTEEATANYSDHYLNLAVVYGGRQEIIDAIKKILVDYNSGKLNISDLNEDTLFRYLYIGDEPYPEPDLIIRTGGEHRISNFLLYETAYSELYILNKYWPEITKEDLKQALDDYSRRERRFGK
- the agl3 gene encoding UDP-sulfoquinovose synthase, whose amino-acid sequence is MRVLILGIDGYLGWALALRLIRRGHEVIGIDNFYTRKAVNEVGSDSALPILSMRDRIRAVEEIFGARIEFIEGDVTNYDLVRRVIERYRPDTIVHFAEQRSAPYSMIDVEHAKYTIINNLTSTLNVIYAIREVRRDIHILKMGTLGEYGYPAFKIPEDAFIDAVIQGVRDRIVVPRWAGSWYHWSKVFDSYMLLYANKLWGLTITDFHQGPVYGTRTTDIISEELFTRFDVDDVWGTVINRFCAEAVVNHPLTIYGSGLQKKGFTSLEDTITALAALIENPPEPGEFRTVHHYREIKTLNEMAELVRKAAKQVLGYEPEIEHLPNPRVEPEEDLLYEPEKKVLPKLGIYRLTRVMEDEIVTILKDLKPYADRIRKIEALFKPRVRWR